TGGCGATGGCCGGCATCAAGCTCGATCCCGCTCGTCTGCACGAAAAGGCGCTCGGCGCCCATGTCGCGGTCAAGGAATCGGTGTTCCCGTTCGCGCGTTTTCCAGATGTCGACGTCATTCTCGGGCCGGAGATGAAATCGACCGGCGAGGTGATGGGGCTCGATACCAGTTTCGAGCGCGCCTTCGCCAAGGCGCAGCTCGGCGCTGGGGTCACGCTTCCGGCTGCAGGGACGGTGTTCCTCTCGGTCAAGGATGGCGACAAGCAGGCCGTGGTCTCGCTCGGCCGGCGCCTGATCGAGATGGGATTTCGCATTCTGGCGACGCGGGGAACGGCGGCGCGGCTGCGGGACGCCGGGCTCGCGGTCGCGGTCGTCAACAAGGTGCTCGAAGGCCGGCCGCATTGCGTCGATGCGATTCGCTCCGGCGAGGTGCAGTTGGTGATCAACACCGCCTCTGGCGCGCAGTCGGTGCATGACAGTTTTGATATCAGAAGGAGCGCGCTCACCCACGGGGTTCCCCATTACACCACCATCGCCGGCGCCCGCGCCGCCGTGCACGCGATCGCTGCCCTGCGCGCAGGAGAGCTTGAAGTCGCACCGCTGCAGGGGTATTTTCACGGATCGTTCTGAACCGGCCGGGGTGGGTTTGACCCATTCTGGCTCCCATGCCGGGGCCTGGAAGCGGGCAGCCGGCCTTATCTTTTCTCGACTGGTCGAGAGATCGAGGGCAACGACGTGCAGAAGTTTCCGATGACGGCCGCTGGCCTGCAACGCTTGGAGGAGGAGCTGCGTCATCTCAAATCGGTCGAGCGGCCGGGTATTATCCGCGCCATCGCCGAGGCGCGAAGCCATGGTGATTTATCGGAAAACGCCGAATACCATGCCGCGCGGGAGCGCCAATCCTTCATCGAAGGGCGAATCGCGGAACTCGAGGAAATCGTCAGCGCAGCCGAGGTGATCGATCCCGCCCTGCTCTCGGGCGATCAGGTGAAGTTCGGTGCCCATGTCCGTCTGATCGACGAGGAAACCGAGCAGGAATCTTCCTATCAGATCGTCGGCATGCATGAGGCCGATATCAAGGCCGGCCGGCTTTCGATCTCCTCGCCGCTGGCCAAGGCGCTGATTGGCAAAAAGCCCGGCGATCAGGTCTCGGTGCCAGCGCCGGGCGGCGATCGCAGCTACGAAATCCTGACCGTCAGCTTCGGCTGAGCGCCGATGTCCTCCCTTGCCGTTACCCTCGCCGATGTCGAGGCCGCTTGCGCGCGTATCGCGGGCCGCGTTCTCGAAAGCCCCGCGATAGCGGCCGATACGCTCTCACGCGCCACCGGGGCACGGGTTTTCCTCAAACTCGACAATCTCCAGGCGACCGGCGCCTTCAAGGAGCGCGGCGCCGCCAACCGCTTGGCGCTGCTCACCGAAGAGGAGCGCAAGCGCGGCGTCATCGCGGTTTCGGCTGGCAATCACGCCCAAGCCGTCGCCCGCCATGCGAGCCTCGACGCCATCCGCGCGACCATCGTCATGCCGCGTTTCACCCCGGCAACCAAGGTGACGCGAACGGCCGGCTGGGGCGCCGAGGTGGTGCTGCATGGTGAGACCCTGGCGGAAGCGGCCGACGAGGCGCATCGGCTCGCGGCACGCGATGGGCTGGTCTTCATCCATCCCTATGATGATCCCGGGGTAATTGCCGGGCAAGGCACGCTCGCGCTCGAATTCCTCAAAGCGGTTCCCGATCTCGACGTCCTCGTGGTCCCGGTCGGCGGTGGCGGTCTGCTCGCCGGCTGCGCGGTCGCGGCGAGCGCGCTCAGGCCGGGGATCGAGATCATCGGCGTCGAGGTCACCGCCTATGCCGCGCTCGCCCAACGCCTCGCCGGCCAGACGGTTTCGGTCGGCGGCCCGACCATCGCCGAGGGCATCGCCGTCCGCGATATCGGCGAAATCCCGCTGGCGCTGATCCGGCAGCTGGTTTCCGACGTGCTGATCGTTCCCGAGCGCGCCATCGAGCAGGCGATCGCGCTGCTCGCCGAGGGGGCGAAAGTGATCGCCGAGGGCGCTGGCGCAGCGGGGCTGGCGGCTGTGCTCGCCTATCGCGAGCGCTTTGCCGGGCGGCGGGTCGGCGTTCCGGTTTGCGGCGGCAATATCGATGCGCGCATCCTCGCCAATGTGCTGCTGCGCAATTTGCTGCGGGATGGCAGGCTGCTCCGCCTCAGCCTCGAAATCCCCGACCGGCCCGGGGTGCTCGCCGATATCGCCGGCACCATCGGCGCGGCCGGCGGCAACATCATCGATGTCTCGCACCACCGGCTGTTCGCCTCGCCGAGCGTGCAATCGGCGGGGCTGGAATTGATGGTCGAAGCGCGCGACACGCCGCATGGCGATGCCATCGTCGCCGCCTTGGCGAAAACCTACACTGTGCGGCGGCTGGCCGGCGAGAGCGGCGCGATCGGCTGATCCCCCTGATCTTCGCGTTGCGCGCGGCCACGCCCCTCAAATCTCAAAAGTTTTTTGGTTCATTTTTTCAAAAAAGAACCATTCTTTGCCCCATCTCACCCCGCCTGTTGGCCACCGGGGTGCCGTCCGGCCCGCTGCGGCAGGAGGGCGAGGCAGACGAGAATAAAGATAGCGAGGGCGAGCGTCGCGAGCGGGCGGCTGACTGCGAGGCCGCCTTCGGCGCGTGATTTGTCGAGAAAATCGCCGACGGTCGCGCCGAGCGGCCGGGTCAGGATGAAAGCTGCCCAAAATAGCGCGACCCGAGAGAGTTTGGTCCGGAAATAAAGCACGGCGAGAAGGGCGAGGGCGGCGCCGAAGACCAGCGCGCCGCCGTCATAGCCGAGGCCGCCATCGGCCGCCCAGTCGCCGAGCGCGGTGCCGAGGGTTTGCGAAAACGTGATCGCCGCCCAGTAGAACAGTTCCGTCCGCGGCGCGGCAACGGTGGTGACGGCGATGCTGCCCTGAGTCCGATACCAGAGGCCAAGGGTTGCCATCAGCAGAACGAACAGCAAGCTCGCCCCGCCGGGATAGCCGAAGCCGAGCGAGCGGTCGGCGAAGTCGGCCATGGTGGTGCCGAACGTGGTCGAGGCAATGATGGTCGCCCAGTAAAGGAGCGGGTGGAAGCGTCGCGCCGCGATCTGCGCCAGGACGAGACCCACGAGCGCAACTAGAAATAGCAAGGTTCCGGCGAGATAGCCCCAACCGAGGGTCATCGTCACCGTATCGCCGCCGGTCTCGCCAAGCGTGGTCGCAGCGATCTTGATGATCCAGAAAACGAGGGTGACTTCGGGAA
This portion of the Acidibrevibacterium fodinaquatile genome encodes:
- a CDS encoding threonine ammonia-lyase, producing MSSLAVTLADVEAACARIAGRVLESPAIAADTLSRATGARVFLKLDNLQATGAFKERGAANRLALLTEEERKRGVIAVSAGNHAQAVARHASLDAIRATIVMPRFTPATKVTRTAGWGAEVVLHGETLAEAADEAHRLAARDGLVFIHPYDDPGVIAGQGTLALEFLKAVPDLDVLVVPVGGGGLLAGCAVAASALRPGIEIIGVEVTAYAALAQRLAGQTVSVGGPTIAEGIAVRDIGEIPLALIRQLVSDVLIVPERAIEQAIALLAEGAKVIAEGAGAAGLAAVLAYRERFAGRRVGVPVCGGNIDARILANVLLRNLLRDGRLLRLSLEIPDRPGVLADIAGTIGAAGGNIIDVSHHRLFASPSVQSAGLELMVEARDTPHGDAIVAALAKTYTVRRLAGESGAIG
- a CDS encoding COG4705 family protein, which codes for MEAAPGRGRESKVPEVTLVFWIIKIAATTLGETGGDTVTMTLGWGYLAGTLLFLVALVGLVLAQIAARRFHPLLYWATIIASTTFGTTMADFADRSLGFGYPGGASLLFVLLMATLGLWYRTQGSIAVTTVAAPRTELFYWAAITFSQTLGTALGDWAADGGLGYDGGALVFGAALALLAVLYFRTKLSRVALFWAAFILTRPLGATVGDFLDKSRAEGGLAVSRPLATLALAIFILVCLALLPQRAGRHPGGQQAG
- the greA gene encoding transcription elongation factor GreA; protein product: MQKFPMTAAGLQRLEEELRHLKSVERPGIIRAIAEARSHGDLSENAEYHAARERQSFIEGRIAELEEIVSAAEVIDPALLSGDQVKFGAHVRLIDEETEQESSYQIVGMHEADIKAGRLSISSPLAKALIGKKPGDQVSVPAPGGDRSYEILTVSFG